The following nucleotide sequence is from Natronosalvus caseinilyticus.
CGGCTACCCGATTGCCGTTGCTGTCGCCGTTTCCGCCGTCGTCTCCAGCACCGCCGAGGTCCACGATTACGGCCTCGAGGCGGTGCTCACCGTCCTCGAGCGGGCGGCCCCGCTCGTAGAACGCCCGAAGTTCCTCGCGGCCCTCGATCGGGTCCTGTCCGGGACGTTCGTAGGTGATCGTCTTCGAGAAGAGTTCGAGCAGTCCCTCGACGTCGTCGGCGTCGACGCGATCGTAGTAGCGCCGCACGAGCGCCTCGGGGTCGATTCCGTTGGGCGTGTCATCCAGCGGAGGCATGGCCCATCACACGCACTCGAGGGCAATGGTTCTATG
It contains:
- a CDS encoding nuclear transport factor 2 family protein, whose product is MPPLDDTPNGIDPEALVRRYYDRVDADDVEGLLELFSKTITYERPGQDPIEGREELRAFYERGRPLEDGEHRLEAVIVDLGGAGDDGGNGDSNGNRVAVRGRFSGVQDGESVSFGFADFHDVNADGVIENRWTYTDRDTV